One genomic window of Euwallacea fornicatus isolate EFF26 chromosome 7, ASM4011564v1, whole genome shotgun sequence includes the following:
- the Drep4 gene encoding DNA fragmentation factor subunit beta — translation MTNTTRGYKVTDAERKTRVGIAVKNFDELKKKTIDKFKLSYTPSEINFQTPDGTRVESDDYFQTLPAQTLLIWVKSGERAETDAELLYKTIREVNEEYLNVGQKVQEFFTDKMKSKVFKLAEVLKGIDAEKVKLSNRVDHPEWFEGLDTRAKSKEEYMFRRAQDRIRTYYYKTKEDLLHATHLPADKLNALLTELQTKLKLNKYNGHLFDRHAAIGNSNLKPLCDSMGKFYCDGRWDKRACLYVPKHSINPYTSREERIIFQTWNLDHRIERSRSVIPNISKALLSVGQMIYKEEDSLDIKAIYNDLFTVANLRLVHIICHDKRAHVTRKAGSYLIT, via the exons ATGACAAATACAACCAGAGGCTACAAAGTGACCGACGCGGAAAGGAAAACCCGAGTGGGTATCGCCGTAAAAAACTTCGacgaattaaagaaaaaaaccatcGACAAGTTCAAACTTTCCTATACTCCTTCAGAGATCAACTTCCAGACTCCCGATGGGACCAGAGTCGAGAGTGACGACTACTTTCAAACTCTTCCTGCCCAAACTCTCTTGATATGG GTTAAATCGGGCGAGAGGGCGGAAACAGACGCCGAATTACTATACAAAACCATCAGGGAAGTGAATGAAGAGTATTTGAACGTGGGCCAGAAAGTGCAGGAATTCTTTACGGATAAAATGAAGtcgaaagttttcaaattggcCGAAGTTCTGAAGGGAATCGACGCGGAAAAGGTGAAATTGAGCAATCGCGTGGATCATCCTGAGTGGTtcgaag GCCTTGACACCAGAGCAAAGTCAAAGGAAGAATATATGTTCCGCAGGGCACAAGACCGAATCCGAACATATTACTACAAAACCAAAGAAGACCTGCTCCACGCAACCCACCTGCCTGCAGACAAACTAAACGCACTTTTAACAGAACTACAAACTAAGttgaaactaaataaatataacgGACATTTGTTCGACAGGCACGCAGCTATTGGAAACTCGAACCTAAAACCTCTCTGCGACTCTATGGGGAAGTTTTATTGCGATGGTCGATGGGACAAGCGAGCTTGTTTGTATGTCCCGAAACATTCCATTAATCCGTACACAAGCCGCGAAGAACGCATTATCTTCCAAACTTGGAACCTCGATCATAGGATAGAGCGCTCTAGAAGTGTTATTCCGAATATCAGCAAAGCTTTGTTGAGTGTCGGTCAAATGATCTACAAAGAGGAAGACTCGCTAGATATTAAAGCTATTTATAACGATCTGTTCACCGTGGCTAACTTAAGGCTTGTGCACATCATATGTCACGACAAAAGGGCACATGTAACGAGGAAGGCTGGATCTTATTTGATCACTTGA